In one Alnus glutinosa chromosome 12, dhAlnGlut1.1, whole genome shotgun sequence genomic region, the following are encoded:
- the LOC133851778 gene encoding bZIP transcription factor 53: MASIQGPASSGSDGDPRSATFDERKRKRMLSNRESARRSRMKKQKQVEDLTGELTRLQIANSQLLQSINAKEHAYLGIESGNNVLRAQAMELTDRLRSLNSVLQIIEEVSGLAMDIPEIPDPMLNPLQFHRPIMASADMYLL; the protein is encoded by the coding sequence ATGGCTTCGATTCAAGGACCTGCGAGCTCTGGATCCGACGGCGACCCGAGATCCGCAACGTTCGAcgagaggaagaggaagaggatgCTCTCGAACCGTGAATCGGCGAGGCGGTCCCGGATGAAGAAGCAGAAGCAGGTGGAGGATCTGACTGGCGAGTTGACCCGGTTGCAGATCGCGAATTCTCAGCTGTTGCAGAGCATCAACGCCAAGGAGCATGCCTACTTGGGAATCGAGTCCGGGAACAACGTTCTCAGGGCTCAGGCGATGGAGCTGACCGATCGCTTGCGGTCCCTGAACTCCGTGCTTCAGATCATCGAGGAGGTGAGCGGGCTCGCCATGGATATCCCGGAGATACCCGACCCGATGTTGAACCCGTTGCAGTTCCACCGTCCGATCATGGCGTCCGCTGACATGTATCTGCTTTGA
- the LOC133851844 gene encoding LOW QUALITY PROTEIN: vacuolar protein sorting-associated protein 51 homolog (The sequence of the model RefSeq protein was modified relative to this genomic sequence to represent the inferred CDS: deleted 1 base in 1 codon), with amino-acid sequence MAAVDVPLDDKAKRMRDLLSSFYSPDPSMSSSPDTTLSSSKRTTLDAINSPSFDPDQYMNLLVEKSNLEGLLQRHVEMSAEIKNLDTDLQMLVYENYNKFISATDTIKRMKSNIVGMESNMEQLLDKIMSVQSRSDGVNTSLFEKREHVEKLHRTRNLLRKVQFIYDLPARLGKCIKSEAYADAVRFYTGATPIFKAYGDSSFQDCKQASEEAIATIIKNLEGKLFSDSESIQARAEAAVLLKQLDFPVESLKARLLEKLAQSLAELQLKTEELSIASVDSSKEGSIPGTAPAAAHEASVREFVEAVRAYRVIFPDSENQLVKLAQDVVTKHFEMTEEYVKKQICSAELLHVLRIIWTDVLLMDEVLHEAALPDYSLEAAKVALRQYVASTFSHLLHNISGSLTKVHVRQKDGAEVYSLQIALEASKKAVLQGSMDVLLDFRQILEDNLDLLVQLKDFIIDFVQEGFQDFFRALDDHFLLLSGKKNSASLGQGFAEGTQVDKAFAGLVLVLAQLSVFIEQTAIPRITEEIAASFSGGGARGYEYGPPFVPGEICRIFRSAGEKFLHLYINMRTQRISLLLKKRFTTPNWVKHKEPREVHMFVDLFLQELEAIEGEVKQILPQGLRRHRRNDSNGSTTSSRSNPLREERLSRSNTQRARSQLLETHLAKLFKQKVEIFTKVEYTQESVVTTVVKLCLKSFQEFVRLQTFNRSGFQQIQLDIQFLRTSLKETVEDEAAIDFLLDEVIVAASERCLDPNPLEPPILDKLIQAKLAKNRDQSPIAP; translated from the exons ATGGCGGCCGTCGACGTTCCACTGGACGACAAGGCCAAGCGAATGAGAGATCTACTCTCGAGCTTCTATTCCCCGGATCCTTCCATGTCCTCCTCCCCCGATACGACGTTGTCTTCCTCCAAACGCACCACCCTCGACGCCATCAACTCCCCCTCCTTCGATCCCGACCAGTACATGAATCTCCTG GTGGAAAAGTCGAATTTAGAAGGGCTTTTGCAGCGGCACGTAGAAATGTCAGCGGAGATAAAGAATCTCGACACTGACTTGCAAATGTTAGTCTATGAGAATTATAACAAGTTTATTAGTGCGACGGATACGATCAAGAG GATGAAAAGCAATATCGTAGGCATGGAGTCGAATATGGAACAGCTCCTTGATAAG ATAATGTCTGTGCAATCTAGAAGTGATGGAGTGAACACTTCACTTTTTGAAAAGAGAGAACACGTAGAGAAATTGCATCGCACCCGTAATCTCCTTCGTAAAGTTCAG TTCATTTATGATCTACCCGCTAGACTTGGAAAGTGTATCAAATCAGAGGCCTATGCTGATGCAGTCAGGTTCTACACTGGAGCTACGCCAATTTTTAAG GCATATGGAGATTCATCGTTCCAGGATTGTAAACAAGCATCTGAAGAAGCAATAGCGACAATTATAAAGAACTTGGAG GGAAAGCTATTCTCAGATTCTGAATCCATACAAGCAAGAGCTGAGGCTGCAGTGCTTCTTAAGCAGTTGGATTTTCCG GTGGAAAGCTTAAAGGCTAGACTACTGGAAAAGTTGGCACAATCTCTTGCAGAACTTCAGCTTAAGACTGAAGAATTAAGCATTGCTTCAGTAGATTCTTCTAAAGAAGGAAGCATTCCTGGGACAGCTCCTGCTGCTGCTCATGAG GCTTCTGTTCGTGAGTTTGTGGAGGCTGTTCGTGCTTACCGAGTAATATTTCCTGATTCAGAAAACCAGCTAGTTAAACTTGCACAAGACGTGGTTACCAA gcacTTTGAAATGACTGAGGAATATGTAAAGAAACAGATTTGTTCTGCTGAGCTATTGCATGTTCTTC GAATTATTTGGACAGATGTACTCCTGATGGATGAAGTGTTACATGAGGCTGCTCTCCCTGATTATTCTTTGGAg GCTGCCAAGGTTGCTCTCAGGCAGTATGTTGCCAGCACATTTTCTCATCTTCTACATAATATCTCAG GTTCCCTTACAAAAGTCCATGTGAGACAAAAGGATGGAGCAGAAGTGTATTCCTTGCAGATTGCCCTGGAGGCCAGCAAAAAAGCAGTGCTTCAAGGCAGCATGGATGTCTTACTG GACTTCCGCCAAATTCTTGAAGACAACTTGGATCTACTAGTTCAACTGAAAGActttattattgattttgtcCAAGAAGGATTTCAAGATTTCTTCAGGGCGCTTGATGATCACTTCCTTTTGCTTTCAGGAAAAAAGAATTCAGCCAGTCTAGGTCAAGGTTTTGCAGAGGGAACACAAGTAGACAAAGCTTTTGCCGGCCTTGTCCTGGTGCTGGCTCAACTTTCTGTTTTCATCGAACAAACTGCCATTCCGAGAATCACTGAG GAAATAGCAGCTTCTTTTTCTGGTGGAGGTGCTAGAGGCTACGAATATGGGCCTCCCTTTGTTCCTGGGGAAATTTGTCGAATTTTTCGTTCAGCTGGAGAGAAGTTTCTGCACCTT TATATAAATATGCGAACTCAGAGGATATCACTTCTCCTGAAGAAGAGGTTTACAACACCAAATTGGGTCAAG CATAAGGAGCCCAGAGAAGTTCATATGTTTGTTGATTTATTTCTCCAAGAG CTCGAAGCAATAGAAGGTGAAGTAAAGCAGATTTTGCCTCAAGGGCTGCGAAGGCATCGTCGCAATGACAGCAATGGAAGTACTACCTCATCAAGGAGCAATCCATTACGAGAGGAAAGGCTGAGTCGGTCCAATACCCAAAGGGCCAGGAGCCAGCTCTTGGAAACTCATCTAGCAAAATTGTTTAAGCAAAAAGTTGAAATTTTCACAAAAGTTGAATACACACAG GAGTCAGTGGTAACAACAGTAGTTAAATTGTGCCTTAAAAGTTTCCAAGAATTCGTCCGACTCCAGACTTTCAATCGGAGTGGATTCCAGCAAATACAGTTAGATATTCAGTTCCTAAGGACTTCTTTAAAGGAAACTGTTGAAGATGAAGCCGCCATTGACTTTCTGCTTGATGag gtgATTGTTGCTGCTTCAGAGCGTTGCCTGGATCCAAATCCTTTGGAACCCCCCATTTTGGACAAACTTATACAGGCAAAATTGGCA AAAAACAGGGATCAGAGTCCAATCGCTCCATAA
- the LOC133851484 gene encoding uncharacterized protein LOC133851484, with translation MDGSGTSGMNSDYENWGDTPDDPQYCATEVPDNEYDEETNTEPDYAEILNLFESLFRVIEELHFNIQQASRIDCIGFIDGTHIMACVTKHNVVPFIGRKKTPTQNVMCVTDFDLCFTFICSGWEGSAHDSRIFTSTINDPVMRFPTPAEGFYYLVDFGYACSKGFLPPYRNERYHLQNFRGGGAQHWRKEELFNHRHSSLRSVVERTFGIWKNRFKILENMPPYEIPAQRLMVIACCTVHNFIRKDCADIDPLFSFALQEMYGESWIDVSQRALMPGVSYVSPGQRPDQSEAGTRFMGMYRNSMCYDMWRAVNGD, from the exons ATGGATGGCAGTGGAACGTCTGGTATGAACTCAGACTATGAAAACTGGGGTGATACCCCTGACGACCCCCAATATTGTGCCACTGAAGTACCTGACAATGAGTATGACGAGGAAACGAACACGGAACCAGACTATGCTGAAATCTTGAATCTTTTCGAGAGTCTATTTAGGGTGATTGAAGAACTTCACTTTAACATACAACAAGCTTCTCGAATT gATTGCATAGGTTTCATTGATGGTACACATATAATGGCCTGCGTAACCAAGCACAACGTGGTGCCATTTATCGGTCGCAAAAAAACCCCGACACAGAATGTTATGTGCGTGACAGACTTCGACCTTTGCTTCACGTTCATTTGTAGTGGGTGGGAGGGCAGTGCGCACGATTCACGAATTTTCACATCCACTATAAACGATCCCGTGATGCGTTTCCCAACACCGGCCGAAG GATTTTATTATTTGGTGGATTTTGGATATGCTTGCTCTAAGGGGTTCTTGCCCCCGTACCGCAACGAACGATACCACCTACAAAACTTTCGTGGCGGTGGAGCCCAACATTGGAGGAAGGAAGAGTTGTTTAACCATAGACACTCTTCACTACGATCGGTGGTGGAACGAACTTTTGGGATCTGGAAGAATCGATTTAAGATTTTAGAAAATATGCCACCATACGAAATCCCAGCACAACGTTTAATGGTGATTGCATGTTGCACTGTCCACAACTTCATCCGCAAGGATTGTGCAGACATTGATCCATTATTTAGTTTCGCTCTGCAGGAGATGTACGGTGAATCTTGGATCGATGTATCGCAACGGGCTCTTATGCCAGGTGTATCGTACGTATCACCTGGACAACGACCTGATCAATCCGAGGCTGGCACAAGGTTCATGGGGATGTACCGGAATTCAATGTGTTATGATATGTGGCGCGCGGTTAATGGCGACTAA
- the LOC133883100 gene encoding DNA replication licensing factor MCM7 — MSLTKDLDFNTDKVLAKEFLSNFADANGEAKYINILQEVANRRIRAIQIDLEDLFNYKDLDEEFLRRITENTRRYIGIFSDAIDELMPEPTEAFTDDDHDILMTQRSDEGPENIDGSDPHQKMPPEIKRYFEVYIRASSKGRPFTIRDVKASYIGQLVRISGIVTRCSDVKPLMQVAVYTCEDCGFEIYQEVTARVFMPLFECPSNRCVTNRTKGNLILQLRASKFLKFQEAKIQELAEHVPKGHIPRTMTVHLRGELTRKVAPGDVIELSGIFLPIPYTGFRAMRAGLVADTYLEAMSVTHFKKKYEDYELRGDEEEQIARLAEDGDIYNKLSRSLAPEIFGHEDIKKALLLLLVGAPHRKLKDGMKIRGDLHICLMGDPGVAKSQLLKHIISVAPRGVYTTGKGSSGVGLTAAVQKDPVTNEFVLEGGALVLADMGICAIDEFDKMDESDRTAIHEVMEQQTVSIAKAGITTSLNARTAVLAAANPAWGRYDLRRTPAENINLPPALLSRFDLMWLILDRADMDNDLEMARHIVYVHQNKESPALGFTPLEPSVLRAYISAARRVSPCVPRELEEYLASAYSSIRQEEAKSNTPHSYTTVRTLLSILRISAALARLRFSNTVAQSDVDEALRLMQMSKFSLYSDERQKSGLDAISDIYSILRDEAARTNRMDVSYAHALNWISRKGYSEAQLKECLEEYAALNVWQIHPHTFDIRFIDA; from the exons ATGAGCCTGACGAAGGACCTCGATTTCAACACAGACAAAG TTCTGGCGAAGGAGTTCCTTTCGAACTTCGCAGATGCAAATGGAGAGGCGAAGTACATCAACATCCTT CAAGAAGTTGCGAACCGGAGAATCCGAGCAATCCAGATTGATCTCGAGGACTTATTTAAT TACAAGGACTTGGATGAGGAATTTCTCAGACGCATTACTGAGAATACCCGACGTTATATTGGGATTTTTTCTGATGCGATTGATGAGCTGATGCCGGAGCCCACGGAGGCCTTTACGGATGATGATCATGACATATTGATGACACAAAGGTCTGATGAAGGGCCAGAGAATATAGACGGTTCTGATCCGCATCAAAAGATGCCTCCGGAAATCAAACGCTACTT TGAAGTTTATATAAGAGCATCTTCAAAGGGACGACCATTTACCATTAGGGACGTCAAGGCTTCATACATTGGCCAACTTGTGAGGATATCTGGTATTGTCACACGATGTTCAGATGTTAAACCCCTAATGCAGGTAGCCGTTTATACGTGTGAAGATTGTGGTTTTGAAATTTACCAG GAAGTAACTGCTCGAGTTTTCATGCCCCTATTTGAGTGTCCATCCAACCGCTGTGTAACAAATAGAACAAAGGGGAACCTTATCTTGCAACTCAGGGCATCaaagtttttgaagtttcaaGAG GCCAAAATTCAAGAGTTAGCTGAACATGTCCCAAAAGGCCACATTCCACGGACAATGACAGTCCATTTGAGGGGAGAACTCACAAGAAAG GTAGCTCCAGGTGATGTTATTGAGTTGTCTGGGATTTTTCTCCCTATTCCATACACTGGTTTTAGAGCAATGCGTGCTGGCTTAGTTGCAGATACTTACTTAGAGGCCATGTCTGTCACACATTTCAAGAAAAAATACGAGGA TTATGAACTCAGAGGAGATGAGGAAGAACAAATTGCACGTTTAGCTGAGGATGGTGATATTTATAATAAGCTGTCCCGATCATTGGCACCTGAAATTTTTGGACATGAAGACATCAAAAAAGCTCTACTTCTTCTCCTTGTGGGTGCTCCTCACCGGAAGTTGAAAGATGGAATGAAG ATTAGGGGAGATTTACATATATGTTTGATGGGGGATCCTGGTGTTGCAAAGAGTCAACTTCTTAAGCACATAATTAGTGTAGCACCCAGGGGAGTGTATACTACTGGCAAAGGAAGCAGTGGAGTTGGTCTAACTGCTGCTGTTCAGAAAGATCCAGTAACAAATGAGTTCGTTCTGGAAGGAGGAGCATTG GTGCTAGCGGATATGGGCATATGTGCTATTGATGAGTTTGATAAGATGGATGAATCAGATAGAACAGCCATACACGAAGTTATGGAGCAGCAGACTGTCAGCATTGCCAAGGCTGGAATCACTACATCTCTGAATGCAAGAACTGCTGTTCTTGCTGCAGCTAATCCAGCATG GGGAAGATATGACCTACGTAGAACTCCAGCTGAAAACATTAATCTTCCTCCAGCCCTTCTATCAAGATTTGACCTCATGTGGTTGATTCTGGATCGAGCAGATATGGATAATGATCTTGAAATGGCTAGGCATATTGTCTATGTGCACCAGAATAAAGAATCTCCTGCTCTTGGGTTCACTCCACTTGAGCCATCTGTTCTTCG TGCTTACATTTCGGCAGCAAGAAGAGTGTCTCCCTGTGTCCCACGGGAACTGGAGGAGTATCTTGCTAGTGCCTATTCAAGCATTCGGCAAGAAGAAGCTAAATCTAATACTCCCCATTCCTATACAACTGTCAGAACTCTGCTCAGCATTCTCCGGATATCAGCT GCACTAGCAAGACTCCGATTCTCTAATACTGTGGCTCAGAGTGATGTGGATGAGGCACTTAGGTTAATGCAGATGTCGAAGTTCTCTTTGTACTCAGATGAGCGTCAGAAATCTGGACTTGATGCTATCTCTGATATCTATTCAATCTTGCGAGATGAAGCTGCTAGGACTAACAGGATGGATGTGAGCTATGCCCATGCACTCAACTGGATTTCTAGGAAG GGATACAGCGAAGCCCAATTGAAAGAATGTTTGGAGGAATATGCAGCCTTAAATGTGTGGCAGATACACCCCCACACCTTTGACATCCGATTTATTGATGCCTGA